The following proteins come from a genomic window of Acinetobacter baumannii:
- a CDS encoding fumarylacetoacetate hydrolase family protein, protein MNFTLNSQNSLPDDATQGCLIGRAWIPNQISGPSPIILRGNQVFDISEKFHTISELLESADPLKALSEIEGRPVGSIDELFANTIAEPDTNKAYFLAPIDLQVIKAAGVTFAASMLERVIEEQAGGDAQKAQSIREVVQGVIGDNLKTIEPGSEKALQLKEYLIEQKMWSQYLEVGIGTDAEIFTKAPVLAAVGTGQNIGIHPKSEWNNPEPEVVLVANSQGKILGATLGNDVNLRDFEGRSALLLSKAKDNNASCAIGPFIRLFDHTFTLNDIRTCDVELQIQGTDNFVLNGVSSMSQISRDPEDLIQQTFNENHQYPDGFVLFLGTLFAPTQDREQAGAGFTHKVGDVVRIHSPKLGTLYNTVMTSDKATPWNFGINALMRNLKQRELL, encoded by the coding sequence ATGAACTTTACGTTAAATTCCCAGAACTCATTACCAGATGATGCAACTCAAGGATGCTTAATTGGCCGTGCGTGGATTCCAAATCAAATTTCGGGTCCATCCCCTATTATTTTAAGAGGCAATCAAGTTTTTGATATCTCGGAAAAATTTCATACTATTTCCGAGTTACTTGAAAGTGCCGATCCTTTAAAAGCTTTATCTGAAATTGAAGGAAGACCAGTTGGTTCAATTGATGAATTATTTGCCAATACTATCGCCGAGCCAGATACCAACAAGGCATACTTTTTAGCTCCAATTGATTTACAAGTAATTAAAGCTGCAGGTGTTACCTTTGCTGCAAGCATGTTAGAACGCGTGATTGAAGAACAAGCCGGTGGCGATGCACAAAAAGCTCAATCGATTCGTGAAGTTGTACAAGGCGTAATCGGTGATAATTTAAAAACAATTGAACCCGGTTCTGAAAAAGCGCTACAACTCAAAGAATATTTAATCGAACAAAAAATGTGGTCTCAATATCTTGAGGTGGGTATTGGTACAGATGCCGAGATTTTTACTAAAGCCCCTGTTTTAGCAGCTGTAGGCACAGGACAAAATATTGGTATTCACCCAAAGTCTGAGTGGAATAATCCAGAGCCGGAAGTCGTATTAGTTGCCAACAGCCAAGGTAAAATTTTAGGCGCGACTTTAGGTAACGATGTGAATTTACGGGACTTTGAAGGACGTAGTGCTCTCTTGTTAAGCAAAGCGAAAGATAACAACGCATCTTGTGCGATTGGCCCATTTATTCGCCTTTTTGACCATACTTTTACTTTAAATGATATTCGTACTTGCGATGTTGAACTGCAAATTCAAGGCACCGATAACTTTGTGTTAAATGGGGTGAGTTCTATGTCGCAAATTAGCCGAGATCCTGAAGATTTAATTCAACAAACTTTTAATGAAAACCATCAATATCCAGACGGTTTTGTTTTGTTCTTGGGTACTTTATTTGCACCGACTCAAGATCGAGAACAAGCTGGGGCTGGCTTTACCCATAAAGTTGGAGATGTCGTCCGTATTCATTCGCCTAAACTTGGTACTTTGTACAACACGGTTATGACCAGTGATAAAGCAACACCGTGGAATTTTGGAATAAATGCTTTGATGCGTAATTTGAAGCAGCGTGAATTACTATAA
- a CDS encoding aldehyde dehydrogenase (NADP(+)), whose amino-acid sequence MTIIGHNFIGGSRSAQSSTLLKSINATTGEALPYEFHHATEQEVNQACEAASQAFKTYRHTSPEQRAVFLENIADELDALGTDFLEIVSQETALPFARLQGERARTSGQMRLFAKVLRRGDFLGARIDTALPERQPLPRPDLRQIKIGVGPVAVFGASNFPLAFSTAGGDTASALAAGCSVVVKAHSGHMATADFVAQAIERAVEKSNMPKGVFNMIYGNGVGEPLVKHPLIQAVGFTGSLRGGRALCDMAAARPQPIPVFAEMSSINPMLMLPDALKNRGEKIAQDLADSVVLGCGQFCTNPGLILGIKSAEFSQLISNLTDIMGAKPAQTMLNAGTLKSYTAGLEHLTQHQGIKHLAGNTQQGNQAQPQLFKADVELLLAGDQLLQEEIFGPTTVIIEVEDKAQLIQALQSMNGQLTATLIADEADLTEFADVVPVLEEKAGRLLINGYPTGVEVCDAMVHGGPYPATSDARGTSVGTLAIDRYLRPVCYQNYPQSLLPEALKDSNPLQILRLVNGEMTKEAI is encoded by the coding sequence ATGACCATTATCGGACACAACTTTATTGGTGGTTCACGTAGTGCACAAAGTTCCACTTTACTAAAAAGTATTAATGCAACCACTGGCGAAGCTCTGCCTTATGAGTTTCACCATGCAACCGAGCAAGAGGTTAATCAGGCCTGTGAAGCTGCCAGTCAAGCCTTTAAGACTTACCGCCATACCTCACCTGAACAGCGCGCTGTTTTTCTAGAAAATATTGCAGATGAACTCGATGCTTTGGGTACAGATTTCCTAGAAATTGTCTCACAGGAAACTGCTTTGCCATTTGCACGTTTACAAGGTGAACGTGCCCGTACCAGTGGACAAATGCGTTTATTTGCCAAAGTGCTGCGCCGTGGTGATTTCTTAGGTGCCCGTATTGATACTGCTTTACCTGAGCGCCAGCCTTTACCTCGCCCAGACCTGCGCCAGATTAAAATCGGTGTTGGCCCTGTGGCAGTTTTTGGGGCAAGTAACTTTCCTTTAGCATTCTCAACTGCGGGTGGTGACACTGCTTCGGCACTGGCAGCAGGTTGCTCTGTAGTGGTGAAAGCCCATAGTGGACATATGGCGACAGCAGACTTTGTAGCGCAGGCAATTGAACGTGCCGTAGAAAAATCAAATATGCCAAAAGGTGTATTTAACATGATCTACGGTAATGGCGTGGGTGAACCTTTAGTGAAACATCCTTTAATTCAGGCTGTGGGTTTTACCGGTTCACTACGTGGTGGTCGTGCTCTATGTGATATGGCCGCAGCCCGTCCACAACCGATTCCGGTGTTTGCAGAAATGAGTAGTATTAACCCGATGTTGATGTTGCCTGATGCCTTAAAAAACCGTGGAGAAAAAATTGCACAGGACTTGGCAGATTCAGTAGTTTTAGGCTGTGGTCAGTTCTGTACTAATCCGGGTTTAATTTTAGGTATTAAATCAGCTGAATTTAGTCAGCTCATTAGCAACCTGACCGACATTATGGGGGCTAAGCCTGCGCAGACTATGCTGAATGCCGGCACCTTAAAAAGTTACACCGCTGGTCTTGAGCACTTGACCCAGCATCAAGGCATTAAGCATTTGGCTGGCAATACTCAACAAGGTAATCAGGCGCAGCCACAACTGTTTAAAGCTGATGTTGAGCTTTTACTGGCGGGTGACCAGCTTTTACAAGAAGAAATCTTTGGGCCAACCACAGTCATCATTGAAGTTGAAGATAAAGCCCAACTCATTCAGGCACTACAAAGCATGAATGGGCAACTGACTGCAACTTTAATTGCCGATGAAGCTGACTTAACCGAGTTTGCAGATGTGGTTCCTGTATTAGAAGAAAAAGCTGGGCGATTACTCATAAATGGCTACCCAACAGGTGTTGAGGTCTGTGATGCGATGGTACACGGCGGGCCATACCCAGCCACTTCAGATGCACGAGGCACCTCAGTCGGAACCTTGGCCATTGACCGTTACTTAAGACCTGTGTGTTACCAGAACTATCCGCAAAGTTTATTGCCGGAAGCCTTAAAAGACAGCAATCCGTTGCAAATTTTAAGATTGGTGAATGGTGAGATGACTAAAGAAGCGATCTAA
- a CDS encoding NAD(P)-dependent oxidoreductase: MARIGFVGTGIMGMPMAMNLLKAGHQVKVWNRTSSKAESLKEAGAHVCSELEQVGKDVEFLICMLSDGKTCNEILFQERGAISQLKPESTVIVMSSIPVEFAKTQSEKCKERGLRYLDAPVSGGEKGAQNASLAIMVGGDAQTFSHAEYVLSAMGRPILVGDAGCGMLAKLVNQMIVASTIATVSEGLLLASKAGADPIKLKQALTGGFADSPILQQHGERMLNRDFKPGGTARNQHKDIHTAVSYAKSLELNLPIAQKVSQLFENMLAAGDGELDHSGLIRELERMNHV, translated from the coding sequence ATGGCTCGGATTGGTTTTGTTGGAACTGGCATTATGGGAATGCCAATGGCCATGAACTTATTAAAAGCTGGTCATCAAGTTAAGGTCTGGAATCGAACTTCATCTAAAGCAGAAAGTTTAAAAGAGGCGGGTGCTCATGTTTGTAGTGAACTTGAACAAGTCGGAAAAGATGTAGAGTTTCTGATTTGTATGCTCAGTGATGGAAAAACCTGTAATGAAATTTTATTTCAAGAACGTGGTGCAATTTCACAGCTAAAACCCGAAAGCACGGTCATAGTGATGAGTTCGATACCTGTTGAATTTGCAAAGACACAAAGTGAAAAATGTAAAGAAAGAGGACTTAGATATTTAGATGCACCTGTTTCTGGCGGTGAAAAAGGTGCTCAAAATGCAAGTCTGGCGATTATGGTTGGCGGCGATGCTCAAACATTTTCACATGCTGAATATGTGCTATCTGCCATGGGGCGGCCAATTTTAGTTGGAGATGCTGGCTGTGGAATGCTGGCAAAACTCGTCAATCAAATGATAGTCGCATCCACCATTGCAACCGTGAGTGAAGGTTTATTGCTTGCCAGTAAAGCAGGAGCAGACCCGATAAAACTCAAACAAGCATTAACAGGCGGTTTTGCAGATTCTCCGATTTTGCAACAGCATGGCGAACGTATGTTAAATCGAGATTTTAAACCGGGAGGTACAGCTCGAAACCAGCATAAAGATATTCATACAGCCGTTAGCTATGCTAAATCGCTTGAGTTGAATTTACCTATAGCCCAAAAAGTCAGTCAATTATTTGAAAATATGCTTGCTGCCGGAGATGGTGAGCTTGATCATTCTGGTTTAATTCGTGAGCTTGAACGAATGAATCATGTGTAA
- a CDS encoding TetR/AcrR family transcriptional regulator, producing MSDCTKTNEKDQKILDAATKFFLIHGFSGTTTDMIQKEAGVSKATMYGCFKNKEAMFAAVIERQCTNMQKQIMSVETKAKNLRSALTEIGKTYLCFILSHSGLAFFRVCIAEAVRFPELSGKFFEVGPQRLANIIAGYLEKSVKQGEIELTSSSEVAAHIFLSLLRSDAHLKCLTHPDYLISADEISTWVEYAVDLFLKNINYKLN from the coding sequence ATGTCTGATTGCACTAAAACGAATGAGAAAGATCAAAAAATTCTGGATGCAGCAACAAAGTTTTTTCTGATCCATGGTTTTAGTGGAACAACCACAGATATGATTCAAAAAGAAGCCGGCGTTTCAAAAGCGACTATGTATGGTTGTTTTAAAAATAAAGAAGCGATGTTTGCTGCGGTCATTGAACGTCAATGTACCAACATGCAAAAACAAATTATGTCGGTCGAGACAAAAGCCAAAAATTTACGTTCAGCCTTAACCGAAATTGGGAAAACTTATCTGTGCTTTATCTTATCGCATTCAGGTTTGGCTTTTTTTAGAGTCTGTATTGCAGAAGCTGTAAGGTTCCCGGAATTATCCGGAAAGTTCTTTGAAGTGGGACCACAACGTCTAGCAAATATTATTGCAGGTTATCTTGAAAAGTCGGTTAAACAAGGAGAAATTGAATTAACGTCTTCTTCGGAAGTCGCAGCACATATATTTTTATCGCTTTTAAGAAGTGATGCCCACCTAAAATGTTTGACTCATCCTGATTATTTAATCTCAGCTGATGAAATTAGTACTTGGGTTGAATACGCTGTTGATTTATTTTTAAAAAATATTAATTACAAACTAAATTGA
- a CDS encoding MFS transporter, protein MEDIKNVTALEEQTIKRISSRIIPFLIILFIMAFLDRTNIGFAALHMNDAIGITQTIFGLGAGVFFLGYFIAEVPSNVLLHRFGARIWIARIMITWGIIAGLMGFIHSGTQFIILRFLLGIAEAGFFPGVIFYLTLWFPAKYRARVFATFYLGLPIAQIIGAPISVGLMQWGNTIGYEGWRLMYVLEGIPSIILGLICLKYLTNNPKEAQWLTAEQRQWLMNTLEREEREKEQSADAALTKGELIKQVFKNPLVWIMAIVYFGITSGSNAMFFFLPSVLESFRNTFGMQISLIQNGLLTAIPYAFAAVGMVLWSRRSDRKQERYKHGACAALMAALAIAIALIVNQPWAIIVGFILLAIGVFSAINIFWTIPGQTLTGVGAAAGIGLINSVGNLSGFTGPYLTGYLYTSTGTYTVAFLAIAGFVAMGGLGLLLLAKLKSDSLKVEQQRLKVRTATEMK, encoded by the coding sequence ATGGAAGATATCAAAAATGTCACTGCTCTCGAAGAGCAGACAATTAAACGTATTTCGAGTCGCATTATCCCGTTTCTTATTATTTTATTCATTATGGCTTTTCTAGACAGAACCAATATTGGTTTTGCTGCGCTACATATGAATGATGCGATTGGAATCACCCAAACTATTTTTGGTTTAGGGGCGGGTGTATTTTTCTTGGGTTACTTTATTGCAGAAGTACCGAGTAACGTTTTACTTCATCGGTTTGGTGCACGGATCTGGATTGCCCGAATCATGATTACTTGGGGAATTATTGCCGGGCTTATGGGATTTATCCATAGTGGGACTCAATTTATTATTTTACGGTTTTTACTGGGTATTGCAGAAGCGGGTTTCTTTCCGGGGGTTATTTTTTATTTAACCTTATGGTTTCCTGCTAAATATCGTGCACGTGTCTTTGCAACCTTTTATTTAGGGTTACCAATTGCTCAAATTATTGGAGCGCCAATTTCGGTCGGCCTTATGCAATGGGGCAATACCATTGGCTATGAAGGCTGGCGTTTGATGTATGTTTTAGAAGGGATTCCTTCCATTATTTTAGGATTAATCTGTCTAAAATATTTAACCAATAACCCGAAAGAAGCACAGTGGTTAACAGCTGAGCAGCGCCAATGGCTCATGAATACGCTAGAACGTGAAGAAAGAGAAAAAGAGCAATCTGCCGATGCTGCTTTAACAAAAGGTGAACTCATTAAACAAGTGTTTAAAAATCCTTTAGTGTGGATTATGGCAATTGTTTATTTTGGAATTACGTCTGGTTCAAATGCGATGTTCTTCTTCTTACCAAGTGTTTTAGAGTCGTTCCGTAACACCTTTGGTATGCAAATTAGCCTTATCCAAAATGGCTTACTCACCGCTATTCCATATGCATTTGCGGCGGTTGGTATGGTTTTATGGAGCCGCCGTTCTGACCGTAAACAAGAGCGTTATAAACACGGTGCTTGTGCAGCACTTATGGCGGCGTTAGCCATTGCGATTGCTTTAATTGTGAATCAACCGTGGGCAATTATTGTGGGCTTTATTTTGCTCGCAATTGGTGTATTTAGTGCGATTAACATCTTCTGGACTATTCCTGGGCAAACTTTAACAGGAGTGGGTGCCGCAGCCGGTATTGGCTTAATTAATTCTGTAGGTAATTTAAGTGGTTTTACTGGTCCATATTTAACAGGCTATTTATATACCAGCACGGGCACCTATACAGTAGCGTTCCTTGCTATTGCAGGATTTGTCGCCATGGGCGGTTTAGGGTTACTGCTTTTGGCAAAGTTAAAGTCTGATAGCCTAAAAGTAGAACAACAGCGACTTAAAGTGCGGACTGCTACGGAGATGAAATAA
- a CDS encoding LysR family transcriptional regulator — translation MADLTYSSLNNWLKFKHLVLLETLARTNNMHLAAEQMNLSQPAVSKMLKEIEGLLGFQVFERLPRNMPVTALGEHVIRYAQRVLNDAKHFVEDIEILRLGGHGFLKVGGIFAATAVVIPNSIIEIKKQWPLLSIDVVEQTSDHLMEMLSEHTLDLAIGRFTDVTQSQFFDFQPLGPEPFCIVVNNAHPCAQKKFCTLEELLKWPWVLYPKGTPIRERMEGAFARAKVKIPLNTVNTMSMQTFLQILKGAPMVGMLPEAMVIDQVKEGQLQILETDLILDAQDYGILTRKDEPVSDIAAAFINILLKNAKRK, via the coding sequence ATGGCAGATTTGACTTACTCAAGTTTAAATAACTGGCTTAAATTCAAGCACTTGGTTTTGTTAGAGACGTTAGCTCGAACCAATAACATGCATTTAGCTGCCGAGCAGATGAATTTAAGTCAACCTGCCGTAAGTAAAATGCTAAAGGAAATTGAGGGCCTTCTTGGGTTTCAGGTCTTTGAGCGACTGCCCCGAAATATGCCTGTAACGGCATTGGGTGAACACGTCATTCGTTATGCCCAGCGGGTTTTGAATGACGCAAAGCATTTTGTCGAAGACATCGAGATTTTACGGTTGGGTGGACATGGGTTTTTAAAAGTAGGAGGAATATTTGCAGCAACCGCCGTGGTAATTCCAAACTCAATTATCGAAATTAAGAAACAATGGCCTCTACTTTCTATCGATGTTGTTGAACAGACCAGTGACCATTTAATGGAAATGTTGAGTGAACATACTCTAGATTTAGCTATAGGTCGCTTTACCGATGTGACGCAAAGTCAGTTTTTCGATTTCCAGCCGTTAGGCCCTGAACCGTTCTGCATTGTTGTCAATAATGCGCACCCATGTGCCCAGAAAAAGTTTTGTACATTAGAAGAATTATTAAAATGGCCGTGGGTACTTTATCCTAAAGGCACACCCATTCGGGAGCGTATGGAAGGTGCATTTGCCCGAGCTAAAGTCAAAATTCCTTTAAATACGGTAAATACCATGTCGATGCAGACCTTTTTACAGATCTTAAAAGGCGCACCTATGGTGGGTATGTTGCCAGAAGCAATGGTGATTGATCAGGTGAAAGAAGGACAACTACAGATTTTAGAAACAGACCTGATTTTAGATGCCCAAGATTATGGAATTTTGACACGTAAAGATGAACCAGTGTCTGATATAGCCGCAGCATTTATTAATATTTTACTTAAAAATGCAAAACGTAAGTAA
- the denD gene encoding D-erythronate dehydrogenase, whose amino-acid sequence MNVLITGGTGFIGKQIAKEILKTGSLTLDGKQAKPIDKIILFDAFVGDDLPQDPKIEVVIGDITDKTTVANITEKIDVVWHLAAVVSSAAEADFDLGMDVNLYGLLNLLEELRKKQTMPRVIFASGCAVFGGQLPEVVTDDTVVTPKSSYGMQKAVGELLVSDYSRKGFIDGRVLRLPTIVVRPGKPNKAASTFFSSIIREPLKGETAVCPVPPDTPVFITSPRRCVESMIKAASISSEALQDNRIIPLPGLTVTVKQMLEALEKVAGKQATDLVQWQEDKTIQRIVQSWPVQVKAEYAESLGFQADENFESIIQAHIEDTQN is encoded by the coding sequence ATGAATGTGTTAATTACTGGTGGCACGGGTTTTATTGGAAAGCAAATCGCCAAAGAGATTTTAAAAACCGGAAGCCTGACTTTAGACGGTAAACAAGCTAAGCCCATCGATAAAATTATTTTGTTTGATGCGTTTGTTGGTGATGATTTGCCGCAAGACCCAAAAATTGAAGTGGTGATTGGCGATATTACCGACAAAACCACAGTGGCAAATATTACAGAAAAAATTGATGTTGTTTGGCATTTAGCCGCCGTGGTGAGTTCGGCAGCAGAGGCCGATTTTGACTTGGGAATGGATGTAAACCTTTATGGCCTTTTAAATTTATTAGAAGAATTAAGAAAAAAACAAACAATGCCTCGAGTCATTTTTGCGAGTGGCTGCGCTGTATTTGGTGGTCAATTACCGGAAGTTGTAACAGATGATACGGTGGTTACACCAAAGTCCTCTTACGGTATGCAAAAAGCAGTAGGAGAATTGCTCGTTTCAGATTATTCACGTAAAGGCTTTATTGATGGCCGTGTTTTAAGATTACCGACTATTGTGGTTCGTCCGGGTAAGCCTAATAAAGCCGCATCTACATTTTTTAGCTCAATTATCCGCGAGCCTTTAAAAGGTGAAACGGCAGTTTGTCCAGTCCCGCCAGATACTCCGGTTTTTATTACTTCACCACGACGCTGTGTTGAGTCAATGATTAAGGCTGCGTCAATTTCTTCAGAAGCACTCCAAGATAACCGAATTATTCCCTTACCGGGATTGACCGTTACCGTTAAACAAATGCTTGAGGCTCTTGAAAAAGTTGCCGGTAAACAAGCAACTGATTTAGTGCAGTGGCAAGAAGATAAAACGATTCAAAGGATTGTTCAAAGTTGGCCGGTTCAAGTGAAAGCTGAATATGCCGAATCTTTAGGTTTCCAAGCAGACGAGAATTTTGAAAGCATCATTCAGGCACATATAGAAGATACCCAAAATTAA
- a CDS encoding IlvD/Edd family dehydratase, whose protein sequence is MNDQNKRIFLRSQEWFDDPEHADMTALYVERYMNYGLTRAELQSGRPIIGIAQTGSDLTPCNRHHKELAERVKAGIRDAGGIPMEFPVHPIAEQTRRPTAALDRNLAYLGLVEILHGYPLDGVVLTTGCDKTTPACLMAAATTDIPAIVLSGGPMLDGHFKGELIGSGTVLWHARNLLATGEIDYEGFMEMTTSASPSVGHCNTMGTALSMNALAEALGMSLPTCASIPAPYRERGQMAYMTGKRICEMVLEDLRPSKIMTKQSFENAIAVASALGASSNCPPHLIAIARHMGIELSLEDWQRVGENIPLIVNCMPAGKYLGEGFHRAGGVPAVLHELQKAGVLHEDCASVSGKTIGEIAKNAKTSNADVIFPYEQPLKHGAGFIVLSGNFFDSAIMKMSVVGEAFKKTYLSDPNNENSFEARAIVFEGPEDYHARINDPALNIDEHCILVIRGAGTVGYPGSAEVVNMAPPAELIKKGIDSLPCLGDGRQSGTSASPSILNMSPEAAVGGGIALLKTNDRLRIDLNKRSVNVLISDEELEQRRREWKPTVSPSQTPWQEMYRNMVGQLSTGGCLEPATLYMRVVNQDNLPRHSH, encoded by the coding sequence ATGAATGATCAAAATAAACGGATTTTTTTACGTAGCCAAGAATGGTTTGATGATCCTGAACATGCCGACATGACCGCTTTATATGTTGAGCGCTACATGAACTATGGTTTAACCCGTGCCGAGTTACAATCAGGTCGCCCGATTATTGGAATTGCACAAACCGGTAGTGATTTGACCCCATGTAACCGTCATCACAAAGAACTTGCTGAACGCGTTAAAGCGGGTATTCGAGACGCGGGTGGTATTCCAATGGAATTCCCCGTCCACCCGATTGCAGAACAAACCCGTCGTCCAACTGCTGCACTTGACCGCAACTTGGCCTATTTAGGTTTGGTTGAAATCTTGCATGGTTATCCGCTTGATGGTGTAGTGCTGACCACTGGCTGTGACAAAACTACCCCTGCATGTTTAATGGCAGCAGCCACAACAGATATACCTGCAATTGTTTTGTCTGGTGGGCCAATGCTAGATGGTCATTTTAAAGGTGAGTTAATTGGTTCCGGCACTGTGCTTTGGCATGCAAGAAACTTACTTGCCACTGGTGAAATTGACTATGAAGGGTTCATGGAAATGACCACTTCTGCTTCACCTTCAGTCGGGCATTGCAACACCATGGGCACTGCACTTTCCATGAATGCTTTGGCAGAAGCGTTGGGTATGTCTTTACCGACATGTGCAAGTATTCCGGCACCATATCGTGAACGTGGGCAAATGGCCTATATGACCGGCAAAAGAATATGTGAAATGGTTTTAGAAGATTTACGTCCTTCTAAAATTATGACCAAACAATCTTTTGAAAATGCAATCGCAGTAGCCTCAGCTTTAGGCGCATCGAGTAACTGCCCTCCTCACCTCATTGCGATTGCCCGTCATATGGGTATTGAGCTGAGTTTAGAAGACTGGCAACGTGTGGGTGAAAACATTCCGCTTATTGTGAACTGTATGCCGGCGGGTAAATATTTGGGTGAAGGTTTTCACCGTGCGGGTGGTGTTCCTGCCGTTCTACACGAATTACAAAAAGCTGGTGTATTACACGAAGATTGTGCATCGGTTAGCGGTAAAACAATTGGGGAAATTGCCAAAAATGCAAAAACCTCAAATGCGGATGTCATTTTCCCTTATGAACAACCTCTTAAACATGGTGCCGGTTTTATTGTGCTCAGTGGCAACTTCTTTGACAGTGCCATTATGAAAATGTCTGTAGTGGGCGAAGCATTTAAAAAAACCTATTTATCAGATCCAAACAATGAAAATAGCTTCGAAGCACGCGCAATCGTTTTTGAAGGTCCCGAAGACTATCACGCACGTATCAATGACCCTGCCTTAAACATTGATGAACATTGTATTTTAGTCATTCGTGGCGCAGGTACAGTGGGTTATCCGGGCAGTGCTGAAGTCGTCAATATGGCTCCACCAGCAGAGTTAATTAAAAAAGGGATTGATTCACTGCCTTGCTTAGGAGATGGCCGCCAAAGTGGAACTTCTGCCAGCCCATCTATTCTCAATATGTCACCCGAAGCGGCTGTAGGCGGTGGAATTGCCTTACTTAAAACTAATGACCGTTTACGTATTGATTTAAATAAACGTTCTGTCAACGTGCTCATTTCTGACGAAGAGTTAGAACAACGCCGCCGTGAATGGAAACCGACGGTATCTCCATCTCAAACACCTTGGCAAGAAATGTATCGCAACATGGTAGGTCAATTATCTACTGGTGGTTGTTTGGAACCCGCAACTTTATATATGCGAGTCGTAAACCAAGACAACCTTCCAAGACACTCTCATTAA